Proteins encoded within one genomic window of Anastrepha ludens isolate Willacy chromosome 4, idAnaLude1.1, whole genome shotgun sequence:
- the LOC128859626 gene encoding enhanced level of genomic instability 1 isoform X1 — translation MTDSSKHFANETRDLKSAIEINSRSALQHDDLKQNADTASVKDSCSEDVCKFIVKTTRPNSKLILQNMEEVLNSVKKKHRQKHRRKRERKKLAQREAAALAVATAELEKMDRHGNQKVVHDCLSGKSEDDEKTHNKRLKNKPLQENSVQKNNQEFSKQSSHKSTVLNNKSPLKSSSGNGDILRHFQRTPKKNETALDNVEKRSEPIVNTNEMITAGTLAAGDQTKTMNAFEVMMNARNKTIGSNTPGKETSPNTSHESTVNTKRRLMLQDWADKKGGTKRKLEEETRAMFVEQQLENRAKRLKQMLVHGSSPSQDNTPTSRTSAGRKKAKKNDNIGMVANQSDEKSKRKKRITKRSDSVESNNDIAEIVQPDLETEEFLSKLNSPTKKRDSLLGYFPRKESPTQIAVKKSKETLELNKNDSKTETPKSRARRSIKNCTGLAVATTTTIAPLKEEKPQPLDLQRAVENSSSARPKRSCVGKARYDYDLEISPTKLTPASTKRGATKTKNNTFSEQDIIIDLDDSNMSISTDQISKKLAPVFVRAVPKPSPDPVVLKARQDFLMSGVPEKMRLEIEKQKQYEQTYDEALEYFPRICHVQQLSVDDTQFLQMQRDFNLKLKPSDDDVNFDINTVSSEITNSKGCRRSSRSNTGSTRKMKLVAKTNICLEKLKPPISIPLQILDNRRDVVKFWKSEFDRFPTFKCYNQMREKYRYFSALDSAQSMEQVSESFVVTRQSQRKRNSEAIGAISEQDDVKPPATAPNGELLFTEKYKPMLVEQVLVNLIPVIQLRDFLATWANSNGGSARNSQTIDDSFDAFNDSTSSISNVASNAVVLLGQVSSGKTNAVYALANDMNFNVLEINAGMKRTGKRLIQELQEATQSHQIRKDSTPTQSANKAQKNLLRMSLNDKKAKRQNSQSHLDADSSSSCNADINQNSRKSLILIEDADVVFDQLDCGFTDAIYTLAASSKRPVIVMATNPNCLHLQRLMNQNTIYFTPPNALNISRFMAILSLIENCPINLDDLVSLYLYNGKDLRRTLLELQFFIQSGGDRKLIANTNIKSEPQQRTPQKADGTKRELGFFASPTKRRLSEEGNSQQSQEPDEQLGKDRVNANVNNKNGSNADVYIHRSLFEFFTCNQNEQWRIPFPVDFSLLRVNLTEMLQCSQRLNVQPIHESEKIENLTGNDSEKNGSLKRKKRTLKKTGINSSATDIESDYQQATKPLDVLCDFYENLSIAALLGTHNADITECSRDAVCRNLHTGGGVDVGVDRLLPHLSEHIAHGIVEGAISVNLAAKPCPYNLFNTPTERLSLCDYLNSNVISSHSQRMRALDVEPALRAICRSEKQRAMQERRSTRFYHYLRYCAVNVSSFSTEPFDKACSILRDNKMANDEEEL, via the exons ATGACCGATTCATCTAAACATTTTGCAAATGAGACAAGAGATCTTAAAAGCGCGATCGAAATCAATAGTAGATCAGCATTGCAACATGACGATCTTAAACAAAATGCTGATACCGCTTCGGTGAAGGATAGCTGTTCTGAAGACGTTTGCAAATTTATCGTTAAGACTACACGTCCAAATTCAAAACTGATACTGCAAAATATGGAAGAagttttaaattctgtaaaaaagaaacataggcaaaagcatagaaggaaaagggaGCGAAAAAAACTGGCTCAAAGAGAAGCAGCCGCATTAGCCGTGGCTACTGCAGAATTAGAAAAGATGGATCGACATGGCAACCAGAAGGTTGTCCATGATTGTCTCTCCGGAAAATCTGAGGATGACGAGAAAACGCATAATAAACGactaaaaaataaacctttacaAGAAAATTCTGTTCAGAAAAATAACCAGGAATTTTCTAAACAAAGCAGCCATAAAAGTAcggttttaaataataaaagtcctTTAAAAAGTTCTTCGGGTAATGGCGATATTCTGCGGCATTTTCAACGCACACCTAAGAAGAATGAAACCGCTTTAGATAATGTAGAAAAAAGATCAGAACCAATTGTGAATACAAATGAAATGATTACGGCTGGAACTTTGGCAGCTGGAGATCAGACTAAAACCATGAATGCTTTTGAGGTAATGATGAATGCTAGAAATAAAACGATCGGTTCGAATACACCCGGAAAAGAAACTTCACCCAATACGAGTCATGAATCCACAGTGAATACTAAGCGTAGATTAATGCTGCAAGATTGGGCAGACAAAAAAGGTGGAACAAAACGCAAATTGGAAGAAGAAACACGGGCTATGTTTGTAGAGCAACAATTGGAAAATCGTGCTAAACg ATTGAAACAAATGCTCGTGCATGGATCATCACCAAGTCAGGATAATACGCCTACCAGTCGAACATCGGCTGGTAGAAAGAAAGCCaagaaaaatgataatatagGTATGGTAGCAAACCAAAGTGACGAAAAATCAAAACGTAAGAAGCGGATTACAAAGCGATCCGATTCTGTGGAATCTAATAATGATATTGCAGAGATAGTGCAGCCAGACCTAGAGACTGAAGAATTTTTATCTAAACTCAATTCTCCCACAAAAAAACGGGATAGTCTCTTGGGTTATTTCCCTCGAAAAGAATCGCCAACACAAATTGCTGTTAAAAAGTCTAAAGAAAcattagaattaaataaaaacgacTCCAAAACAGAAACGCCGAAATCACGTGCACGCCGCTCAATAAAAAACTGTACCGGGCTTGCCGTTGCAACCACTACCACTATTGCAccattaaaagaagaaaaaccacAGCCCTTAGATCTTCAGAGAGCTGTTGAAAATTCGTCAAGCGCAAGACCAAAGCGGTCCTGTGTGGGAAAAGCTCGTTATGACTATGATTTGGAAATCAGTCCGACCAAATTGACTCCAGCTTCGACTAAAAGAGGtgccaccaaaacaaaaaataacacatttagtgaACAGGATATAATAATAGATTTAGATGATAGCAATATGTCAATTTCCACggatcaaatatcaaaaaaactgGCGCCAGTTTTTGTGCGTGCTGTTCCAAAACCTAGCCCAGATCCAGTTGTGCTAAAGGCACGACAGGATTTTCTTATGTCGGGTGTTCCAGAAAAAATGCGCTTGGAAATAGAAAAGCAAAAGCAATATGAACAAACTTACGACGAAGCATTGGAATATTTTCCACGTATTTGCCATGTTCAACAGTTAAGTGTTGATGACACGcaatttttacaaatgcaacgcgattttaatttgaaattgaagCCGTCTGATGACGATGTTAACTTTGATATAAATACTGTTTCGTCAGAGATAACAAATTCAAAGGGTTGCAGGCGTAGTTCTCGCAGCAATACAGGCAGCACAAGAAAAATGAAGTTAGTTGCGAAAACTAATATATGTCTGGAGAAACTGAAACCCCCAATTAGTATCCCATTACAAATACTTGATAACAGAAGGGATGTAGTAAAATTCTGGAAATCCGAATTTGACCGTTTTCCCACATTCAAGTGTTATAATCAAATGCGCGAAAAATATCGGTATTTTAGTGCCTTGGATTCGGCACAAAGTATGGAACAAGTAAGCGAATCGTTTGTGGTAACCCGTCAAAGCCAGCGTAAACGTAATTCGGAAGCAATAGGTGCTATCTCTGAGCAGGATGATGTAAAGCCACCAGCAACAGCACCGAATGGTGAGCTGTTATTTACCGAAAAGTATAAGCCGATGCTAGTTGAACAAGTGCTTGTAAATCTTATACCAGTCATACAGCTACGTGACTTTCTTGCGACTTGGGCCAATAGTAATGGCGGAAGTGCACGTAATTCACAAACAATAGATGACTCCTTTGATGCGTTTAATGACTCGACTTCCAGTATAAGCAATGTGGCAAGTAACGCTGTGGTGCTTTTGGGGCAAGTATCAAGTGGCAAAACGAATGCAGTATACGCGCTTGCAAACGATATGAATTTCAATGTGCTGGAAATAAATGCTGGTATGAAGCGTACAGGAAAGCGTTTAATACAAGAATTACAG GAAGCAACACAATCACATCAAATTCGTAAAGACTCTACGCCTACACAAAGTGCCAACAAGGCGCAGAAAAATTTACTCCGCATGTCACTGAATGACAAAAAAGCAAAGAGACAAAACTCCCAAAGTCACCTGGATGCCGACAGTAGCAGCAGTTGTAATGCAGATATTAATCAAAATTCGCGAAAGTCTCTTATACTAATCGAAGATGCCGATGTGGTGTTCGATCAATTGGACTGCGGTTTTACAGATGCCATCTACACATTGGCAGCGAGTTCTAAACGCCCGGTCATTGTAATGGCAACGAATCCCAATTGTTTGCATTTGCAACGTTTGATGAatcaaaatacaatatatttcacGCCGCCGAATGCACTAAACATATCGCGTTTCATGGCTATTTTATCACTAATTGAAAATTGTCCCAttaatttggatgatttggtTTCTCTGTATTTATACAATGGAAAAGATTTGCGTCGCACACTGTTGGAGTTGCAATTTTTCATACAGAGTGGTGGCGATCGTAAGCTGatagcaaatacaaatattaaaagtgAACCGCAACAGCGTACACCACAGAAGGCCGATGGCACAAAACGTGAGTTGGGATTCTTTGCATCGCCCACAAAACGCCGCTTATCAGAAGAAGGGAATTCACAGCAATCTCAGGAACCAGATGAGCAACTTGGCAAAGATCGAGTGAATGCTAAtgtcaataataaaaatggttCCAACGCTGATGTATACATACATCGTTCTTTGTTCGAATTTTTCACTTGCAACCAAAATGAACAATGGCGCATACCGTTTCCGGTTGATTTCAGTTTGTTGCGCGTTAACTTAACCGAAATGTTACAGTGTTCGCAAAGATTGAATGTGCAACCGATTCATGAAAGCGAGAAAATAGAAAATCTCACTGGGAATGACAGTGAAAAAAATGGCTCATTGAAACGCAAAAAACGAACACTGAAGAAAACTGGGATCAACAGTTCCGCAACTGATATCGAATCAGATTATCAGCAAGCGACTAAACCTCTCGATGTTCTATGTGATTTCTATGAAAACCTTTCAATTGCTGCGCTACTAGGCACACATAATGCTGATATAACGGAATGCAGTCGAGATGCAGTTTGTAGGAATTTACATACAGGAGGGGGTGTCGATGTTGGCGTCGATCGGCTTTTGCCACATCTGTCGGAGCATATTGCACACGGGATAGTGGAAGGGGCGATAAGTGTGAATTTGGCGGCGAAACCTTGCCCGTATAATCTTTTCAATACGCCCACAGAACG
- the LOC128859626 gene encoding enhanced level of genomic instability 1 isoform X2 — protein MRPFLRQKHRRKRERKKLAQREAAALAVATAELEKMDRHGNQKVVHDCLSGKSEDDEKTHNKRLKNKPLQENSVQKNNQEFSKQSSHKSTVLNNKSPLKSSSGNGDILRHFQRTPKKNETALDNVEKRSEPIVNTNEMITAGTLAAGDQTKTMNAFEVMMNARNKTIGSNTPGKETSPNTSHESTVNTKRRLMLQDWADKKGGTKRKLEEETRAMFVEQQLENRAKRLKQMLVHGSSPSQDNTPTSRTSAGRKKAKKNDNIGMVANQSDEKSKRKKRITKRSDSVESNNDIAEIVQPDLETEEFLSKLNSPTKKRDSLLGYFPRKESPTQIAVKKSKETLELNKNDSKTETPKSRARRSIKNCTGLAVATTTTIAPLKEEKPQPLDLQRAVENSSSARPKRSCVGKARYDYDLEISPTKLTPASTKRGATKTKNNTFSEQDIIIDLDDSNMSISTDQISKKLAPVFVRAVPKPSPDPVVLKARQDFLMSGVPEKMRLEIEKQKQYEQTYDEALEYFPRICHVQQLSVDDTQFLQMQRDFNLKLKPSDDDVNFDINTVSSEITNSKGCRRSSRSNTGSTRKMKLVAKTNICLEKLKPPISIPLQILDNRRDVVKFWKSEFDRFPTFKCYNQMREKYRYFSALDSAQSMEQVSESFVVTRQSQRKRNSEAIGAISEQDDVKPPATAPNGELLFTEKYKPMLVEQVLVNLIPVIQLRDFLATWANSNGGSARNSQTIDDSFDAFNDSTSSISNVASNAVVLLGQVSSGKTNAVYALANDMNFNVLEINAGMKRTGKRLIQELQEATQSHQIRKDSTPTQSANKAQKNLLRMSLNDKKAKRQNSQSHLDADSSSSCNADINQNSRKSLILIEDADVVFDQLDCGFTDAIYTLAASSKRPVIVMATNPNCLHLQRLMNQNTIYFTPPNALNISRFMAILSLIENCPINLDDLVSLYLYNGKDLRRTLLELQFFIQSGGDRKLIANTNIKSEPQQRTPQKADGTKRELGFFASPTKRRLSEEGNSQQSQEPDEQLGKDRVNANVNNKNGSNADVYIHRSLFEFFTCNQNEQWRIPFPVDFSLLRVNLTEMLQCSQRLNVQPIHESEKIENLTGNDSEKNGSLKRKKRTLKKTGINSSATDIESDYQQATKPLDVLCDFYENLSIAALLGTHNADITECSRDAVCRNLHTGGGVDVGVDRLLPHLSEHIAHGIVEGAISVNLAAKPCPYNLFNTPTERLSLCDYLNSNVISSHSQRMRALDVEPALRAICRSEKQRAMQERRSTRFYHYLRYCAVNVSSFSTEPFDKACSILRDNKMANDEEEL, from the exons ATGAGGCCGTTTCTTAG gcaaaagcatagaaggaaaagggaGCGAAAAAAACTGGCTCAAAGAGAAGCAGCCGCATTAGCCGTGGCTACTGCAGAATTAGAAAAGATGGATCGACATGGCAACCAGAAGGTTGTCCATGATTGTCTCTCCGGAAAATCTGAGGATGACGAGAAAACGCATAATAAACGactaaaaaataaacctttacaAGAAAATTCTGTTCAGAAAAATAACCAGGAATTTTCTAAACAAAGCAGCCATAAAAGTAcggttttaaataataaaagtcctTTAAAAAGTTCTTCGGGTAATGGCGATATTCTGCGGCATTTTCAACGCACACCTAAGAAGAATGAAACCGCTTTAGATAATGTAGAAAAAAGATCAGAACCAATTGTGAATACAAATGAAATGATTACGGCTGGAACTTTGGCAGCTGGAGATCAGACTAAAACCATGAATGCTTTTGAGGTAATGATGAATGCTAGAAATAAAACGATCGGTTCGAATACACCCGGAAAAGAAACTTCACCCAATACGAGTCATGAATCCACAGTGAATACTAAGCGTAGATTAATGCTGCAAGATTGGGCAGACAAAAAAGGTGGAACAAAACGCAAATTGGAAGAAGAAACACGGGCTATGTTTGTAGAGCAACAATTGGAAAATCGTGCTAAACg ATTGAAACAAATGCTCGTGCATGGATCATCACCAAGTCAGGATAATACGCCTACCAGTCGAACATCGGCTGGTAGAAAGAAAGCCaagaaaaatgataatatagGTATGGTAGCAAACCAAAGTGACGAAAAATCAAAACGTAAGAAGCGGATTACAAAGCGATCCGATTCTGTGGAATCTAATAATGATATTGCAGAGATAGTGCAGCCAGACCTAGAGACTGAAGAATTTTTATCTAAACTCAATTCTCCCACAAAAAAACGGGATAGTCTCTTGGGTTATTTCCCTCGAAAAGAATCGCCAACACAAATTGCTGTTAAAAAGTCTAAAGAAAcattagaattaaataaaaacgacTCCAAAACAGAAACGCCGAAATCACGTGCACGCCGCTCAATAAAAAACTGTACCGGGCTTGCCGTTGCAACCACTACCACTATTGCAccattaaaagaagaaaaaccacAGCCCTTAGATCTTCAGAGAGCTGTTGAAAATTCGTCAAGCGCAAGACCAAAGCGGTCCTGTGTGGGAAAAGCTCGTTATGACTATGATTTGGAAATCAGTCCGACCAAATTGACTCCAGCTTCGACTAAAAGAGGtgccaccaaaacaaaaaataacacatttagtgaACAGGATATAATAATAGATTTAGATGATAGCAATATGTCAATTTCCACggatcaaatatcaaaaaaactgGCGCCAGTTTTTGTGCGTGCTGTTCCAAAACCTAGCCCAGATCCAGTTGTGCTAAAGGCACGACAGGATTTTCTTATGTCGGGTGTTCCAGAAAAAATGCGCTTGGAAATAGAAAAGCAAAAGCAATATGAACAAACTTACGACGAAGCATTGGAATATTTTCCACGTATTTGCCATGTTCAACAGTTAAGTGTTGATGACACGcaatttttacaaatgcaacgcgattttaatttgaaattgaagCCGTCTGATGACGATGTTAACTTTGATATAAATACTGTTTCGTCAGAGATAACAAATTCAAAGGGTTGCAGGCGTAGTTCTCGCAGCAATACAGGCAGCACAAGAAAAATGAAGTTAGTTGCGAAAACTAATATATGTCTGGAGAAACTGAAACCCCCAATTAGTATCCCATTACAAATACTTGATAACAGAAGGGATGTAGTAAAATTCTGGAAATCCGAATTTGACCGTTTTCCCACATTCAAGTGTTATAATCAAATGCGCGAAAAATATCGGTATTTTAGTGCCTTGGATTCGGCACAAAGTATGGAACAAGTAAGCGAATCGTTTGTGGTAACCCGTCAAAGCCAGCGTAAACGTAATTCGGAAGCAATAGGTGCTATCTCTGAGCAGGATGATGTAAAGCCACCAGCAACAGCACCGAATGGTGAGCTGTTATTTACCGAAAAGTATAAGCCGATGCTAGTTGAACAAGTGCTTGTAAATCTTATACCAGTCATACAGCTACGTGACTTTCTTGCGACTTGGGCCAATAGTAATGGCGGAAGTGCACGTAATTCACAAACAATAGATGACTCCTTTGATGCGTTTAATGACTCGACTTCCAGTATAAGCAATGTGGCAAGTAACGCTGTGGTGCTTTTGGGGCAAGTATCAAGTGGCAAAACGAATGCAGTATACGCGCTTGCAAACGATATGAATTTCAATGTGCTGGAAATAAATGCTGGTATGAAGCGTACAGGAAAGCGTTTAATACAAGAATTACAG GAAGCAACACAATCACATCAAATTCGTAAAGACTCTACGCCTACACAAAGTGCCAACAAGGCGCAGAAAAATTTACTCCGCATGTCACTGAATGACAAAAAAGCAAAGAGACAAAACTCCCAAAGTCACCTGGATGCCGACAGTAGCAGCAGTTGTAATGCAGATATTAATCAAAATTCGCGAAAGTCTCTTATACTAATCGAAGATGCCGATGTGGTGTTCGATCAATTGGACTGCGGTTTTACAGATGCCATCTACACATTGGCAGCGAGTTCTAAACGCCCGGTCATTGTAATGGCAACGAATCCCAATTGTTTGCATTTGCAACGTTTGATGAatcaaaatacaatatatttcacGCCGCCGAATGCACTAAACATATCGCGTTTCATGGCTATTTTATCACTAATTGAAAATTGTCCCAttaatttggatgatttggtTTCTCTGTATTTATACAATGGAAAAGATTTGCGTCGCACACTGTTGGAGTTGCAATTTTTCATACAGAGTGGTGGCGATCGTAAGCTGatagcaaatacaaatattaaaagtgAACCGCAACAGCGTACACCACAGAAGGCCGATGGCACAAAACGTGAGTTGGGATTCTTTGCATCGCCCACAAAACGCCGCTTATCAGAAGAAGGGAATTCACAGCAATCTCAGGAACCAGATGAGCAACTTGGCAAAGATCGAGTGAATGCTAAtgtcaataataaaaatggttCCAACGCTGATGTATACATACATCGTTCTTTGTTCGAATTTTTCACTTGCAACCAAAATGAACAATGGCGCATACCGTTTCCGGTTGATTTCAGTTTGTTGCGCGTTAACTTAACCGAAATGTTACAGTGTTCGCAAAGATTGAATGTGCAACCGATTCATGAAAGCGAGAAAATAGAAAATCTCACTGGGAATGACAGTGAAAAAAATGGCTCATTGAAACGCAAAAAACGAACACTGAAGAAAACTGGGATCAACAGTTCCGCAACTGATATCGAATCAGATTATCAGCAAGCGACTAAACCTCTCGATGTTCTATGTGATTTCTATGAAAACCTTTCAATTGCTGCGCTACTAGGCACACATAATGCTGATATAACGGAATGCAGTCGAGATGCAGTTTGTAGGAATTTACATACAGGAGGGGGTGTCGATGTTGGCGTCGATCGGCTTTTGCCACATCTGTCGGAGCATATTGCACACGGGATAGTGGAAGGGGCGATAAGTGTGAATTTGGCGGCGAAACCTTGCCCGTATAATCTTTTCAATACGCCCACAGAACG